In a single window of the Coffea eugenioides isolate CCC68of chromosome 3, Ceug_1.0, whole genome shotgun sequence genome:
- the LOC113766733 gene encoding protein FAR1-RELATED SEQUENCE 5-like, with protein sequence MDCNKLAEDRTPELEMEFNSEEDAYKFYNNYAFKTDFNVCKDYLTKDKDGVTTSRRYSSCKEGSEVMDCSKLAEDGTPELGMEFNSEEDAYQFYNKYAFKMGFSVRKDYLNKDKDGVTTSRRYSCCKEGVKRKYEGDVMPKRTRAPTKTGCGAKMVIVLFRGTMKYRVHDIVLEHNHELHIVQCAHMMPSQRKVSEAQGFQAEISEDAGLSLKQSHELMGKEAGGMGNVGYTREDLKRYLRTRRERSLKYGEAGSMLNYFQEQTLENPSFFHAVQLDCEEQITNIFWADAGMLIDYKFFGDVVTFDTTYKTNKEYRPLGVFVGFNQHRQIVIFGAALMYDETIDSFKWVFGTFLEAMCGKRPSTILTDQDHAMAAALSVVMPETFHGLCTFHIRRNFMKHLGNHYKENSDLPYMFGACMYEFEEVEQFNRVWEAMVKKHDLENNEWLSGLYRIRDKWARCMMKERWTAGMRSTQLSESLNAAIKNHLKLDHDLVQFFRHFNRVVDEKRHNELIAEYEMRQKLPMVGLRQTPMLVHASETYSPTVFVAFQNEYGESTAMVILRQQDAAMIVEFAVMRYDGGPERIVVFNRNDLSVRCSCKKYENEGILCGHALKVFDTVGIKIIPPEYIKRRWTKRARAGDCFDRRRREVVADPKIMISTRYRELAPAMIKVATRAAMSEDTSKVAITVISDLAKRVELLLSESEEQPLQNQKNLNMEERDKIEIVNEMGEAVVARGIKKRGGGKKSRVMRSWIDKFDRVKRKSRLSRTTQTTASESEPTSVSIEEYMFMGCRSSTDSVSTHSMSQTVNGPPNAIAPNIDESETGHRLANQGPPRSVPTEWMHPRFSIFSKYNSVRDVLMEERAALLTHCDVDAYHVFAPSPQGRNNTQGLQLRADVAAPENEIDE encoded by the exons ATGGATTGTAACAAATTGGCAGAAGATAGGACCCCTGAATTAGAAATGGAGTTCAATAGTGAAGAGGATGCGTACAAGTTTTACAACAACTATGCCTTTAAAACGGATTTTAATGTATGCAAAGACTATCTAACTAAAGACAAAGACGGTGTGACGACGTCTAGGAGATATAGTTCATGCAAGGAAG GATCAGAAGTAATGGATTGCAGCAAATTGGCAGAAGATGGGACCCCTGAATTAGGAATGGAGTTCAACAGCGAAGAGGATGCGTACCAGTTTTACAACAAATATGCCTTTAAAATGGGTTTTAGTGTACGTAAAGACTATCTGAATAAAGACAAAGACGGCGTGACCACGTCTAGGAGATATAGTTGCTGCAAGGAAGGTGTAAAGCGCAAGTACGAAGGTGATGTGATGCCAAAGAGGACACGAGCGCCGACGAAAACAGGGTGTGGAGCTAAAATGGTTATCGTGTTGTTTAGAGGAACAATGAAGTACCGTGTGCATGACATTGTCTTAGAGCATAACCATGAGTTGCACATTGTTCAATGTGCGCACATGATGCCATCACAAAGAAAAGTGAGCGAGGCTCAAGGATTCCAAGCTGAAATAAGCGAGGACGCTGGGCTTTCATTGAAACAGAGTCATGAACTTATGGGAAAGGAGGCAGGTGGGATGGGAAATGTGGGATATACTCGGGAAGACCTGAAACGATATCTTCGTACTCGACGGGAAAGGAGTTTGAAATATGGAGAAGCAGGTAGCATGCTGAATTATTTTCAAGAGCAAACACTCGAGAATCCATCATTTTTTCATGCCGTACAGTTGGACTGTGAAGAGCAGATAACGAATATCTTTTGGGCTGATGCAGGAATGTTAATTGACTACAAATTTTTTGGAGACGTAGTCACATTCGAtacaacctacaaaacaaataaagaataccGGCCACTTGGAGTGTTTGTGGGTTTTAACCAACATAGGCAAATTGTGATATTCGGTGCTGCCCTTATGTATGATGAGACTATAGATTCTTTCAAATGGGTGTTTGGTACATTTCTAGAAGCAATGTGCGGAAAGCGTCCAAGTACCATACTAACCGACCAAGATCATGCTATGGCAGCCGCTCTTTCAGTTGTTATGCCTGAAACATTTCACGGTCTATGTACGTTTCACATAAGGCGTAATTTTATGAAACATCTTGGCAATCACTACAAGGAAAATAGTGATCTTCCATACATGTTTGGTGCATGCATGTATGAGTTTGAAGAAGTGGAACAATTCAATAGGGTGTGGGAGGCGATGGTGAAGAAACACGatcttgaaaataatgaatggcTCTCCGGATTGTATAGAATTCGTGATAAATGGGCAAGGTGCAtgatgaaagaaagatggaCCGCTGGAATGCGAAGCACCCAACTCAGCGAAAGCCTAAATGCAGCaattaaaaatcatttgaaactggATCATGACCTTGTGCAGTTCTTTAGACATTTCAATCGGGTGGTTGATGAAAAGAGACATAATGAACTGATCGCAGAATATGAAATGAGGCAAAAGCTCCCCATGGTCGGGTTAAGGCAAACACCTATGCTCGTGCATGCATCAGAGACGTATTCACCAACCGTATTTGTTGCATTCCAAAATGAATATGGCGAGTCAACAGCTATGGTTATATTGAGACAGCAAGATGCAGCGATGATTGTGGAGTTTGCGGTCATGAGGTATGATGGAGGACCTGAAAGAATAGTGGTATTCAATCGGAATGATCTAAGTGTACGTTGTAGTTGCAAAAAATACGAGAATGAAGGCATTTTATGTGGGCACGCGTTGAAGGTGTTTGATACTGTGGGCATAAAAATAATTCCTCCTGAATACATTAAGAGGCGATGGACAAAAAGAGCTCGGGCTGGAGACTGTTTTGATCGGCGAAGACGGGAAGTTGTGGCTGATCCTAAAATAATGATTTCAACTCGTTATCGGGAGCTCGCTCCAGCCATGATTAAGGTCGCAACTCGAGCAGCAATGTCGGAGGACACCAGCAAAGTAGCAATCACTGTCATATCCGATTTGGCAAAGAGAGTTGAGCTCCTCCTCTCAGAAAGTGAAGAACAACCtttgcaaaatcaaaaaaatctgaATATGGAGGAAcgggataaaattgaaattgtgAATGAAATGGGGGAGGCAGTAGTCGCAAGAGGCATTAAAAAACGAGGTGGTGGGAAGAAAAGTAGAGTGATGCGAAGTTGGATCGATAAATTTGACagagtaaaaagaaaatctagatTATCAAGGACTACACAGACTACg GCCTCAGAATCGGAGCCGACATCGGTTTCAATTGAGGAATACATGTTTATGGGATGTCGTTCATCTACTGACTCTGTTTCG ACGCATTCAATGAGCCAGACAGTGAATGGCCCTCCAAACGCTATTGCTCCGAATATCGATGAAAGTGAAACG GGTCACCGTTTGGCTAATCAGGGGCCTCCTAGAAGTGTCCCTACAGAATGGATGCATCCcagattttctattttttccaaGTATAACTCTGTAAGAGATGTCTTAATG GAGGAGCGTGCAGCACTTTTAACACACTGTGATGTTGATGCATATCATGTATTTGCACCTTCACCCCAG GGAAGAAATAACACCCAGGGATTGCAACTTCGCGCTGACGTCGCCGCCCCCGAGAATGAGATTGATGAATGA